taaatggtttaaaatttaaatagataattgattaatgattatattttgaattttgaattcaaaatgtttggaTTACttggatatttaatttaataggtttaaatgttccaaaatattcgttaattatttttctaatttacaattaaaacaattgataccttatttacattaaataaagaacaaatatacttattaattaaaaaatttgtaatacaattattaaaatatatagtttaaaagtcTCCTTTTGGCTAAGCACCGTGGATTAAGTTACTAAAAATTGAAGTAAAAATACTTcagtttttttagttattgatatgatgtaattaatcatttttaatttcagaaaatactaaataatgaacatgaaattattaagtttaccATGCAGATATACTTTCAGCAGGCATTTGTATTCCAGTTCTGtaaaagacattttaaatacacaacCTGATGGttgtaagaaaaaattaaaggtaATACCTATCAAACAACTAAGTAcctatgaaattaattttaatgacatttttagttaatatcaatcttagtttttttcttaaataatattattacttatgggtataaaaaatgaatatctaaataaatgtttagaaaagtaaaatagttttaaattaatagttatttattcatttttaaacttaatgtagaaaaaatttaaatgcatttagaaaatattattaaatggttAAAACTGAAAACACACACATTACAACAAACTActtacaataatgttatagttaaatatgttatattggttattttttttagttatcttatttttttcttataaatacatcatttttattattattttatgattgtatgcttaaaattaaaaaaaaagtcctgattaattgtattttactaataatttttttatatttgattttcagGGTTGGGCAAGAGCAATgcgtaaaatgaaaaaaaatatatttgtggaCTTAGATGATGGTTCTACACATCGTCATCTACAAGTAgtaatacctaaaaataaaattccagATTCTTTGACCTATGGATGTTCTTTTGAAGCAGAGGGTGTCTTAGTTAAAAATCCTAGCGATCAACTTGAATTGGTAGCTGAATCTATTAATGTGTACGGCTCTTGTATTGTTGAAGATGGTTATCCATTTGGCCCTCGAAAAACTTACCACCCAGAATATGTAAGACAACATTTACATATTCGACCACGTACAGCAACATTTAGTAGTCTACTTAGACTCAGAGATAAACTGTCTAGTGCTGTTAGAAAAAGATTTGCTGAAgacaattttatagaaataaatgctCCAGTGTTATCTTCTAATGATTGTGAAGGAGCTGGTGAAGTATTTGCAGTTAAACCGGATAGTGATGATTTGATTAAAGAAATGATTTCAAAAGATCATCAGTCACCTATGGAAGCTTTCTTTAATGGACAGACGTATTTAACAGTATCTGGGCAGTTGCATTTAGAATGTATGGCACGGGCTCTAACTAACGTTTATTCATTAGGGCCAACATTTAGAGCTGAAAATTCAAAGTCTAGATTACATTTATCAGaattttatatgattgaaGCAGAACAAGCTTTCATTAACAATATAGAAGACCTCTTGAGCTCAATAGAAAAAACTACATCTACAGTTGTAAAACAACTATTGGAACAATCTAGCGATGAAATAGACCATTACAGAACAATCATTGGTGCTTCTAAAGACAATAACCCTGTGAACATGGTGAATGTTCCTTATGAAGTAATTAGTTACCAAAAAGCATGTGATGTActagaaaaagaaaattgttttaaaaatgaaatgattCGTGGCAAGCCATTAGCTAAAGAACATGAATTGTTTTTAGTGAAATATAATGgtcaaaaaccaatttttgtcATAGACTGGCCTAAagatttaaaaccattttatgcTAAAGCTATACCTAATAATGAATCTCTggtatgttaaaaaaacaactaattaataaacaaaataatatatttgttttaattatataggtgtatGCTGTAGACCTATTATGTCCAAATGTTGGTGAATTATGTGGTGGAAGTGTGCGTGAAGACGATTATGatgttttaaaagaaaaattgtctTTGGTAGGATTGGAAGACAAACTCAACTGGTATTTAGAATTGAGACAATTTGGTAATGTGCCTACTGCTGGTTTTGGCATAGGTTTTGAACGATTTCTTCAAGTTCTGTtagatgtacaaaatattaaagacaCCATTGCATTTCCTCGATGGccacataattgtaaaatgtaattcttgagtttaataaaacttttgtctttcttattatttctagtttataataaactgtttattgtaattactattcattattatttagtatgttCTATCATAGTCAATTTGATtaacttgaataaatattttattttacatgttattctgttactattttaatcttatactattaattgacAGGCGCTGTAGTACAAATGATCTGTAGtattaacacaaaaaatataaaaatacataaaataatgagcATAATTCTTTATTGTAAACAAGAAATCCATCACAATATTAATAGTcaacaacaatattgtattaaagtcgctaaaaaaaaaaaagacaaaactagtaattaataagataatgattactaatgatttttttttttattaattaattaaaaatatattatacaagcatAAGTATGTTATGTACGAATAAAAgggaatcattatttttatttttctaatggtgtatattgtacatggaCTACCCACAAATCAcaactattgtttttaaccCTGTGAATTGGaaatacataaatcaaaattttcaagtattttattcaGTAAGTTAATAgtaggaaatatttttttttaaaaatgagaataaaatcaatattataaaattataatttatttttggtaaaaaaaatcaacaatgtGAACaacttaatcaaatattttatattataataatatacaaacaaaatgtactttatattatatttatgaatatataaataatatataatatcacattttaagcacatacatttacaaaatttaaacaggtatatattatatacatttaaaatattataattttgtaggtTATTCACAACATAgaccatatatttttttacataattgaaCATAATCCAGACATTTCTTTGCCTTTATTAACTATTGGATATTCCTTAAGTTTTTTTGCGTTGTGCATCAGTCTAGGTTTCATATCCCTTTGTACTTTAGGAACCACTACAGTTTCCATCTCAAGCCCTGGTGGTGGAGGCTGATCAGGATCGATTTCCCCAAACGTTTGAGTGAAATCTTGTGGTGACTGTGGTTCAATGGGTGTGTTTTCAGTGAGGACAATTGGTTTTACAACAGGTGTGATTTTTTGACTTATGTTTATCTTGATTGTCCCCATTGCAGGAGCAACTGGAACATTCCATTCAGTGTCAGTATTTCCATCAATAGAACATGTCATTGTAGATACAGGAGATGGAGATTTAGGTTTAATTTCTTCAGATACAATTTCTTGAGTGATTGGGGGGGATGATGAACTGTTAACATTCTCAATAATAGGTTCATCTATTAATTTAGGTGATAAAACTTCGGTCACTTGAATAATTTCCATGGTATCAGGAATTTCCAAATCTTCATAATTCTTTGTATTCACATTTTCTTCAGTCGATGGTTCTTGAGAAACCGGTTCAGTTTGgattacattttcaactgcAATTTCTTCTTCACTTTCTTTTAGTTTAATTGGATCAGTTTCGGTAATTAATTCAGTTTCAGTTTCCATGCTGCTTGTTTCTGTATCCTTGTTTGTTTTCTTAATTGTTTCTTCCGTTTCCTTAATTGTTTCTGTTTCTTTAAATGTTTCTGTTTCCATAGCTGTTGtttctgtttttataatagtttcttTAAGTGGAACTACTTCTTTTTCTGTGACCGTTTCTAATTGTGTACCTATTTCTTGATTTCTAATTGGTTCTTTTTCCAACAATATTtctctttttattattggatCTATCTCAGTTATCAGTTTTTCTTcccttttcaattttaattcttcATTTTCttcatctttaatttttatatcttctGCCAATTGCAGTTGTTGTTCATCtttaatttcaagtttttggCTTTCTAATTGTTTAGCTTCTTCAATAGCTCGATTTCTCTTACGAATTTTTTCCTCTCGagttttctaaaaacaaaattaaataatttttaaaattttaaataaaaaatgataatgaattattataacttacaatCATATCATCATAGCACATTGGATGATAAAGTCGTTTATCCTTTTCCACACAGTTTTTCAATTGCCATTCTTCATCTTTTTcgttataaaattgttcaaacTGATCATGACACAAATAACAGGCAGCCAATTCACTATTTTCACCAGCTGGAACACAAGGGACATTCTCTTCTTCCAACTTTTCATCTTCTTTAGCACCTTGTTCTGCTTGTATATCAAACCAGCTAGCAGCTAAAAGTGGTAAAAACTTGTTAAATGAATTgaggaaaaaaaatgtcagtatgaaaattaatcaaatatactaTGCTTAGAATGTAGTTAACCAacagtttcaaaataataatagtaataaacattttttaggtgcaatgttcaataatattttaaaatataacaacgtaCAAATTAATCCCATTAATTCTCAACCAGTGTATAGCGACTCTCGTGTGTCATATAGTGGCATAATGATGATcagtctttttaattttaatattatttataatattttttagttgtaattatcttaatatgcatatatttatttagatatgttAATGTATGAAAAGGTTAAgaaccattaaattaatcaataatacaatgagtacattaaatttaattaaatataaattaaaatatattttctataatctgTTCAAAATGAAATTGTTACTTGGCTGCTAACTTGTAAGGATGGACGTGCGTGGCTTTACTACCATAGCAGGCGTATAGATAGTTGACTCGGTGGGGTTGACAAATGAGTGTTGTCTTACCGCCGCTCAATGAAAACTGGTTGCTGCCGAGTTACAATCTCATTTTGAACAGAGTATATATCAGAGCTGGACAAACTTGAGTTTATGTCATAAATCAGTAGTTATTAACCTTTTTAACCATGCGGCACACTTCATCTTCTACAAATGTTCATGGCATactaattcatataatatgtgaaacatattttatatatatacctatatatacaaataaacacatactaataaaactattaatagatttttctaTTCTTCAAGAGCGCTCACTGCAAACCAGTGCCGCAGTACACCGGTTGAAAACTATTGTCATAGATAATGTAGCAGCTCGAATCTTTTTATAAgacacaaatttttttattcttaattaatGACTGACTTGACATAGTTTTTGCATTCTACATATTTGGCTACACTTAATACCTTATTTTATTCACGCCAATTTAGAAGCTTTTTTCCTGCATTTTGGCTTTTACATAGTTTTCACTAGATTAtacccatattatatttaacctgttatattttattatatttgaaaactattaattattatcattcagaaagtatgaaaaatgttcaacttttataaaggaaatatttttttccatagataatgaaaaataatatatcaattaccTCTAGTAGTTTCATCTTCTTGTTCTTCATATTTACACCAATCACTAGTATCATAATACCATTTCCGTGATTGGACAGTTTTGCTTGCCATTTTTTCACGCCTATTTTGTCTAAAATGCCAATCTAAATGACTACTATACTTAATGGTAAACTCTGCAGTGAAACGAATTCCACAAGAACTGCACTGGATTCCTGTGTATAAATTGTGAATCAATCCTGGTtgttttctgaaataaaaccaattatatttataacaagtaaaataaaatataatttataacaaataattaattaaaatattatagtactaacTGTTTTAATGATAAAGGATCTGAAAAATCAACAGGTTTTATGGTTAAATTTTCAGCCTCCTTCTCtttcttttttagttttgattgaACAACTTCTTTTGGCTTGTCTTTTGGTACAATTCCACTGTCGACTAGCTTCTTAAATAACTCATTTATATCCATATCACTAGGTAAGACAGGAGGTGGTATTATAGGAGCAGACACTGTAGGTGGTACATAAGAACTTGTAACAGGTTCTAATTGTTGAGCAACATTAGGAAGTAGAGGTACTGATGCTGagtctgaaaatatttaaacacaattaaatacacaatGGTTTAGAACAATTTTGGCATTTTTATAACTCTTACTTGGTGCTAAAGAATAAGAAGAAGAGAATGGTTGTATAGGAAGTTGGTTAATATCATCATTTGGAGTTATTGTAGTCATTTCAAAACCAGTGAAATTTGGTGGCATAGGTGGAGCAGGAATTGGTGGTAAAGATTCGGCAGAAGAATCTTCAGTTAATACAACACCCATCATTTGAGAAATAGCAGCATAACCAGGTCTAATATTTGGTGGTAATCCTGTAAATCTTAAGTAATGCTTATTGCCTCTTACAACAATCGCTTGTGGAGGTCCATTATAGTTGACTTTGAACGGTTGATCATTAACCATAGCTCTCATTAAACCatcaataaaacgaaaaataagtGCTGTGTTTCCCACATCAATACGCTGAGGTTTAGCATCTAAATAGACAGGTACGGTGTAAgagttatcaataataatagcgATACGCCCAGCAACTAAATCTTGTCGCTTAGTGTTTCCTATATTAACTGAAGGAGGAGGTCCTTCAAGTTTAATAGATCTTTTAACACCACCAAGGTCTGTAAATATTGGAGAGCCACCAAAAAAACATTCGTAGAAATTGCCATCTAAATAAAGTTCTCGAGTTGGTGCACCTAACCGCACTCTATGAGGTTGACCATCCAATAAAAATTCTCTATCAGGACTATTGAAATGACACAAGACTGGAAAAAGatcatcaaatataatattttttggaggTCCTTGAAAGTATATCTCTCTAGGATCGTCCCATGATACAAAAGTAATTGCTGTTGGACCATAAAATCGTACTTCTCTTGATACGCCATCAATATTGATAGTTTTAGTAGCATCATGAGCAATCATATCCAATATTAGAGGATCTGAAGGAGGAATAACAGGAACTGTCCAATCGGGAGAAGAAGATGCAAATGGAGCAGTTGGTCTTGGCACTTCATACATCGGTGGCGGAACAAGAGATCTTGTAGAATGAGAATAATTTGGACGAGGTCCTCTAGACCAAGGTTCAATTCTATTTTGAGAGAATCTAGACCCATTTTCTTGTCTTGAATtccaacttttattatttctccAAGTACGAGTTTtagaattttctttttcattacgtttaaatgttgttttacgCCTTTTATATACAGCTCTATCCTCAGAATCTGATTTCTTATTAATTCTTTTTGATTCTTCAGAACCAGTAGAACAACTTTTTGAAGAACCATCGCTATCACTTCCACTGACATCACTAGGTTTTTTGTTAACAATGTTCCAAGAGCTAATCCCAGGACTATTTTCATCAACAGGTTTTTCAACAATAGTTACAGATTCTACTAAGGTCGATTTTAAATCAGTACTACTATTTCCATTTACCGGTAAAGCAATTTTCGGAATAGTAAATTCCTTTAACTTAGAATTAGTATCTTCTGTATTATTGACTTCTTCTAATTTTTCCACTTCAGACATTTCAATTacctttaacaataaaataaatattttaaaattctataaatacacacaaaatacattattcattaatacaaTTCTATTAGAATGACATTATTCTTACCtgacacattatttttttatattcatcaaAAGATATGCTTCCTGCATTTAAAGCTTCTTCAGCTTGTCTAAGAATGTgacttttattgttttgtgttGGTTTAGCTCTCATATCGACATCCATTGTATCATTGTTGTCAACTAATGTTTCATTTAATTCACAAGGAATTTTTTTGGCAGGAGACTTGTATggtgttttaaatgtatctgGTTTTATTTCCTTATATTTTGCCCAAGATTTACCAATCTCAGTATTCGATGTTTCAGATATTTGTGGTGGAGGTGGTGGTGTAGGTACAATAGGCGGAGCAGATAATGTACGTAAATCTACATCTTCGGCACCAAAGagtctgaaaataatttttattgatattaaaataattattaaactagttaaagcatatataaacattatacatgaaCAGAAATATATCACTTAAatctatatactataacataaattatttaaaattaaaacagaaattaaagtttttgaaaacttaataattaacttttatattattatttaatacaaatgtatgGCATGTCTGATAAACAAGATAAGAATTCTATATGCAtctctatttataattaaaataaagcctAGAACTAACGGTTTTCCatctaaatttatcaaaatccaCTATCtgacaattatattatgttgtagatAAGATTTTCAATACACAGTactcatttatttatgataggaATTTaactaacaaaacaaaatattcacatACACGGAAACAACACCAATTGATTTCTTGTTGAATATGTTtactttagaaataaatataagtataaaagcaATAACAAGTAGATTTGCAAAtggttatcaaaattaaaatataaatgttacgacaaataaaatataatataagctaaAAAAGAACTTTTtgagatatataattatgtatatattttgtttgtagtattaaaatatgaggtttagatatagataatataaattactataaaaattaattcaacacactaaaattattgaaaaattgtaaataaattatctgtattaagtatatgtataagtataagtatgaataattattattgaataattaacacAGTAATACTTAATTGCTtactactatttaaatattttttattcttatatttgtttaaattttttacttttttgaatgataacatagttttctgagtattttgatacataaaaatcaaatttaggaCAAGTAGTctatgagttatacgtatttaaagtttagacaagcggagtaATGGATATTTTGTGGGTAcccaaaaaagtaaaaatttaaaaaaatgtttaaaaatatattttttttaataaaaacgttgttttttaacaacttgaaactatgtaaaatcagaatttgaatatatgcatataatggGGTAAGCATGCTTAAAAATCATCttacaaataaaagtaaatatttttcaaatctatacaattaccaaataaaaaaaatatatttaaataattttatcataaaactaaTTGATCAAAAGGTATTCAAAGATTCCAGTTAATGGTTTTTGATTGACATTTGACTTCTACCAAATCAATGCTAACTAAATACATACgtcgaataaaatatctatcgataacattttattttcaaatattatacatttataatctatatatatatatatattcacagGAAACATTtcagaagtttttttttggaatataTGTAAGTAAGTGGAttgacgaaaaataaatattgctatCATCTATTAaatgctatataataaaaaatatttatttatatttttacatggaaattattaaaaaaaatgaatgtattttgaaatacaatttaaaaaacataaatttataacttcatAATTGTTTGGATTATAGTTGTTTGGAACTAAATTCTAAACAATTCttcaaa
This sequence is a window from Rhopalosiphum maidis isolate BTI-1 chromosome 1, ASM367621v3, whole genome shotgun sequence. Protein-coding genes within it:
- the LOC113550043 gene encoding probable asparagine--tRNA ligase, mitochondrial, whose protein sequence is MNMKLLSLPCRYTFSRHLYSSSVKDILNTQPDGCKKKLKGWARAMRKMKKNIFVDLDDGSTHRHLQVVIPKNKIPDSLTYGCSFEAEGVLVKNPSDQLELVAESINVYGSCIVEDGYPFGPRKTYHPEYVRQHLHIRPRTATFSSLLRLRDKLSSAVRKRFAEDNFIEINAPVLSSNDCEGAGEVFAVKPDSDDLIKEMISKDHQSPMEAFFNGQTYLTVSGQLHLECMARALTNVYSLGPTFRAENSKSRLHLSEFYMIEAEQAFINNIEDLLSSIEKTTSTVVKQLLEQSSDEIDHYRTIIGASKDNNPVNMVNVPYEVISYQKACDVLEKENCFKNEMIRGKPLAKEHELFLVKYNGQKPIFVIDWPKDLKPFYAKAIPNNESLVYAVDLLCPNVGELCGGSVREDDYDVLKEKLSLVGLEDKLNWYLELRQFGNVPTAGFGIGFERFLQVLLDVQNIKDTIAFPRWPHNCKM
- the LOC113550377 gene encoding LOW QUALITY PROTEIN: uncharacterized protein LOC113550377 (The sequence of the model RefSeq protein was modified relative to this genomic sequence to represent the inferred CDS: inserted 1 base in 1 codon), with product MTAKEKEVAEEYFNALADLNINSKPLINMLTMLAEENSAYAPIIVQCIERQLHKVQADSKLPVLYLIDSVMKNIGQPYTPLFVQNIEKLFASTFIKVDEKTRGNMYKLRSTWNEVVTPTKLHALDVMIHSIDKNWPLSAAPPNIHVNPKFLNNVNHTETPKPVQPIIHNDIDEVSLREKFIKKQKELLELQQKKLELELLQTKNQIEIQKKRSMNKINLSKNAFNASASSSTVSISPSNEEIYAKIQSSENPRRVTENPVKIMDVSSIGSESPSMPIKVIVSPSKKFQPTSLPSVQQSFKNPPQPFVPQQQSTEMVVSSPIYNINQPIAKINPVSTQLLQTLNRDPRLRKVETAVKPSPSLTNDVKQPIIKNKDDKKLDKPKRDNSKHRESKRKERSPSCPPSKKELSRKPHKKADRKERSIKDEKYHKRRDXKKNIKELDLKKKNVILSNIKAEEQDEAVTTKCAILPKIEDKLFKEEPKNDIILPSHEAIDINVSKEKDLITGVVNEADIKSSENTSELEKTDSLEDSDSLKRLRIYMQTMKKSPDPSTAATTPLEMKNDSDTHAVKSNQSILADIIIKQQNDIDLRIKVPTVKRTSDSIKTDDIEPAAKKSKSEIIDELFGAEDVDLRTLSAPPIVPTPPPPPQISETSNTEIGKSWAKYKEIKPDTFKTPYKSPAKKIPCELNETLVDNNDTMDVDMRAKPTQNNKSHILRQAEEALNAGSISFDEYKKIMCQVIEMSEVEKLEEVNNTEDTNSKLKEFTIPKIALPVNGNSSTDLKSTLVESVTIVEKPVDENSPGISSWNIVNKKPSDVSGSDSDGSSKSCSTGSEESKRINKKSDSEDRAVYKRRKTTFKRNEKENSKTRTWRNNKSWNSRQENGSRFSQNRIEPWSRGPRPNYSHSTRSLVPPPMYEVPRPTAPFASSSPDWTVPVIPPSDPLILDMIAHDATKTINIDGVSREVRFYGPTAITFVSWDDPREIYFQGPPKNIIFDDLFPVLCHFNSPDREFLLDGQPHRVRLGAPTRELYLDGNFYECFFGGSPIFTDLGGVKRSIKLEGPPPSVNIGNTKRQDLVAGRIAIIIDNSYTVPVYLDAKPQRIDVGNTALIFRFIDGLMRAMVNDQPFKVNYNGPPQAIVVRGNKHYLRFTGLPPNIRPGYAAISQMMGVVLTEDSSAESLPPIPAPPMPPNFTGFEMTTITPNDDINQLPIQPFSSSYSLAPNSASVPLLPNVAQQLEPVTSSYVPPTVSAPIIPPPVLPSDMDINELFKKLVDSGIVPKDKPKEVVQSKLKKKEKEAENLTIKPVDFSDPLSLKQKQPGLIHNLYTGIQCSSCGIRFTAEFTIKYSSHLDWHFRQNRREKMASKTVQSRKWYYDTSDWCKYEEQEDETTRAASWFDIQAEQGAKEDEKLEEENVPCVPAGENSELAACYLCHDQFEQFYNEKDEEWQLKNCVEKDKRLYHPMCYDDMIKTREEKIRKRNRAIEEAKQLESQKLEIKDEQQLQLAEDIKIKDEENEELKLKREEKLITEIDPIIKREILLEKEPIRNQEIGTQLETVTEKEVVPLKETIIKTETTAMETETFKETETIKETEETIKKTNKDTETSSMETETELITETDPIKLKESEEEIAVENVIQTEPVSQEPSTEENVNTKNYEDLEIPDTMEIIQVTEVLSPKLIDEPIIENVNSSSSPPITQEIVSEEIKPKSPSPVSTMTCSIDGNTDTEWNVPVAPAMGTIKINISQKITPVVKPIVLTENTPIEPQSPQDFTQTFGEIDPDQPPPPGLEMETVVVPKVQRDMKPRLMHNAKKLKEYPIVNKGKEMSGLCSIM